Proteins encoded within one genomic window of Nordella sp. HKS 07:
- a CDS encoding CpsD/CapB family tyrosine-protein kinase, with translation MSKMVERMQVIVGKQDFVSSISNTVDATDATRDCPGAWSDMTWLKIDPKRMQKHRIISFSRSHSASASIDMLRTNIWHAFQCHKWTTIAVCSPAPNCGKSTLCVNLAFSFSRLSECRTVLIDLDLRRPQIGRILGLKELDPIEKFLKGESCIERSFARCEPSSAEGKLAVATANGEINTCAELLQSESAKRAIGRLKQELQPHVVLVDLPPMLSNDDALSFLSNVDCALLIVAAEETQIAQIDVCERELAGKTNFLGVVLNKCRYSPEAYGYY, from the coding sequence ATGAGCAAAATGGTTGAACGAATGCAGGTCATTGTGGGCAAACAGGATTTCGTATCGTCGATTTCAAACACTGTCGACGCAACCGACGCGACTCGGGATTGCCCCGGAGCTTGGTCAGATATGACTTGGCTAAAAATAGACCCTAAGCGCATGCAAAAGCACAGAATCATCAGCTTCAGTCGCTCGCATTCCGCAAGTGCGAGCATTGATATGCTTCGAACGAATATTTGGCATGCTTTTCAGTGTCATAAATGGACTACGATCGCAGTATGCTCACCAGCCCCCAATTGTGGAAAATCGACGCTTTGCGTCAACCTGGCGTTCAGCTTCTCACGCTTGAGTGAGTGTCGGACAGTGCTGATCGATCTGGATCTCCGCCGTCCTCAAATTGGGCGTATACTCGGACTAAAAGAATTGGATCCAATCGAAAAGTTTCTTAAGGGGGAGAGCTGCATAGAGCGTTCCTTTGCGCGATGTGAACCAAGCTCCGCCGAAGGGAAGCTGGCAGTCGCGACTGCAAACGGTGAGATCAACACCTGTGCTGAGCTATTGCAAAGCGAGTCGGCAAAGCGCGCAATTGGCCGCCTAAAACAAGAGCTCCAGCCACACGTGGTCCTGGTTGATCTGCCGCCTATGCTGTCTAACGACGACGCACTTTCGTTTCTATCCAACGTTGATTGTGCGCTCCTGATTGTCGCTGCTGAGGAAACACAGATTGCGCAAATAGACGTGTGTGAGAGGGAATTGGCGGGCAAGACAAACTTCTTGGGAGTCGTTCTTAATAAGTGTCGATATTCACCGGAAGCATATGGGTATTACTAG
- a CDS encoding lipopolysaccharide biosynthesis protein, which translates to MSSSDLRFYWSLMWRRVHYVMGITLLVSIVGIVFAWSLPPVYRATSRLIIETAQMPEQLARSTVSVSGIEQMQIIEQKIMTNENLLNLARKFNVYESKNGHLESDIVEDMAARVIFAQIRLEVPPNSALAGFSISFEAEEPGVAADVAQAITTQILDENTKRRVDSADDTLRFFEGSVKNLDGELNLLEGELLTFKKANKDALPDSLAYRRNEQARQQERLAQLEREEASLRDRRSGLVRIYDGTEAVVGINQSLTPEGEMLQQLRRTLAEKQGIYADENPNMSALRSQIEHLEETVASQRAGRKNAVGNKRYSELDIQLAEIDARLTSIKQERSDIAAVLKDLKQTILATPENEIVLTSLERRHKNIQTQYDSAIARLAEATTGKQIEQRFKGERISIIEMATPPDKPVPSKRLKIAAGAVAVGIILGFGFVLLLELLNRTIRRPTDLVNYLEIRPFATIQYIASRSEVIARRLAVGTILFAALMVPLSAFVIYYQFEPIGSFVEGIFSRMAQASHEQNG; encoded by the coding sequence GTGAGTAGCTCCGACCTTCGTTTCTATTGGTCGTTGATGTGGCGCCGGGTTCACTACGTGATGGGCATTACCTTGCTCGTCTCAATCGTTGGCATTGTATTCGCATGGTCCTTGCCGCCAGTTTACCGCGCCACTAGCAGGTTGATCATCGAGACAGCTCAGATGCCGGAGCAATTGGCTCGTTCCACGGTCTCCGTCTCCGGAATCGAGCAGATGCAAATCATCGAACAAAAGATAATGACGAATGAAAACCTGCTCAATCTCGCGAGAAAATTCAATGTGTATGAGTCTAAAAACGGGCATTTGGAGTCAGACATCGTAGAGGACATGGCTGCGCGGGTGATATTTGCTCAGATACGTTTGGAAGTTCCGCCAAACAGCGCATTGGCAGGTTTTTCCATATCTTTTGAAGCGGAAGAACCTGGTGTTGCAGCGGACGTTGCTCAAGCAATCACGACCCAGATTCTCGACGAAAATACAAAGCGCCGAGTAGACAGTGCCGACGATACTCTTCGGTTCTTTGAAGGAAGTGTCAAGAACCTCGATGGCGAGCTTAATCTATTGGAAGGTGAGCTCCTGACCTTCAAGAAGGCGAACAAAGATGCTCTGCCCGATAGCCTGGCATACCGCCGCAACGAACAAGCACGCCAGCAGGAGCGGCTCGCGCAATTAGAGCGTGAAGAGGCGAGCCTACGTGACCGACGTTCTGGCCTCGTCAGGATATACGATGGCACCGAAGCGGTCGTCGGCATCAATCAGTCGCTTACGCCGGAAGGAGAGATGTTGCAGCAGTTGCGTCGGACGCTAGCCGAGAAGCAGGGGATTTATGCTGACGAGAACCCAAATATGTCAGCGCTGCGATCTCAGATCGAGCACCTTGAAGAAACGGTCGCATCTCAGCGAGCAGGGAGAAAAAACGCGGTCGGAAACAAACGCTATTCGGAACTCGACATACAATTGGCCGAAATCGATGCGCGCCTTACTTCTATCAAGCAGGAAAGGTCCGATATCGCGGCAGTTCTTAAAGATCTGAAGCAAACGATTCTTGCGACACCCGAAAATGAAATTGTCCTGACCTCGCTGGAGCGACGTCACAAAAATATCCAAACACAGTATGATTCAGCAATTGCGAGATTGGCGGAAGCGACAACAGGAAAGCAAATCGAGCAACGTTTCAAGGGAGAGCGAATATCAATAATTGAAATGGCAACACCGCCCGACAAACCCGTTCCCTCTAAACGATTGAAGATTGCGGCCGGTGCTGTTGCTGTAGGAATCATCCTCGGTTTCGGCTTTGTGTTGCTCTTGGAACTCCTCAATAGGACAATTCGGCGACCTACGGATTTGGTCAACTACCTGGAAATAAGGCCCTTCGCTACTATCCAGTATATCGCGTCTAGGAGCGAGGTAATCGCGCGCAGGCTGGCAGTCGGCACGATTCTATTTGCCGCGCTCATGGTTCCCCTCAGTGCTTTCGTTATTTACTACCAATTCGAGCCGATCGGTTCGTTCGTCGAAGGGATCTTCAGCCGTATGGCCCAAGCTAGTCATGAGCAAAATGGTTGA
- a CDS encoding LuxR C-terminal-related transcriptional regulator, with product MNETQGGAEPSVAINSNIIVIEKRELLRDCLTRCLVSALGPSVVSFPSVKHWTEVMGDTPGGVVVLSIGGKSRAPDSIERELAILRRFANHLPIIVLADAEEPSQIVDALQRGVRGYIPTSVSLAIAIEALRLVRAGGTYAPAGSLIGDKTRRMGLNRSGDNPFTDRQADVLEALRKGKANKTIAYELNLHESTVKIHVRNIMKKLRAKNRTEVAYIANEIQESEEA from the coding sequence TTGAATGAAACGCAGGGCGGCGCTGAACCAAGCGTCGCTATTAATTCTAACATAATCGTCATTGAAAAGCGGGAGTTGCTGCGCGATTGCCTGACGCGATGTCTTGTATCTGCGTTGGGGCCTTCGGTCGTGTCTTTTCCAAGTGTAAAGCACTGGACGGAGGTGATGGGAGATACGCCAGGCGGTGTCGTTGTCCTCTCAATTGGCGGTAAGTCAAGAGCTCCGGATTCTATCGAGCGCGAACTCGCCATTCTTCGACGTTTCGCCAACCACTTGCCTATCATCGTGCTGGCGGATGCGGAGGAGCCCAGTCAGATCGTCGATGCACTTCAGCGAGGCGTTCGTGGCTATATTCCCACAAGTGTCTCTTTGGCAATCGCCATTGAGGCGTTACGATTGGTTAGAGCTGGAGGCACCTATGCTCCCGCAGGAAGTCTAATCGGCGACAAAACTAGGCGCATGGGATTAAACAGGTCCGGAGACAACCCGTTCACTGACAGACAAGCCGATGTGCTTGAAGCTCTGCGCAAGGGGAAGGCCAACAAGACAATAGCGTACGAACTCAATCTACATGAAAGCACAGTAAAAATTCACGTACGCAACATCATGAAGAAGCTACGAGCGAAAAATCGAACTGAGGTTGCGTACATAGCAAACGAAATTCAGGAAAGCGAAGAAGCCTAG
- a CDS encoding phosphatase PAP2 family protein produces the protein MISANTDTQLLLFLNSFLGSNDLYNRLLWDAIGGNALVRGFPIFFPLIALWFSGDCKKRRGRMLAGLLATSIATLVTVWLQHHFTPHIRPLLDPALHLHIADPQWAGVFDRQGSFPSDSCTLYFSLAAIIFSENRLVGCFCFIWVLVMVGVPRVVFGWHYPSDIAGSLVLGPGCVYLCTKILNFGTLFDRVLKLFEGRMYIVHALLFVFLADAYNLFLGLQLFSKLLLRL, from the coding sequence ATGATAAGCGCCAATACGGATACTCAACTGCTCCTGTTTCTTAACTCCTTCCTTGGAAGTAATGACTTATACAATAGACTTCTGTGGGATGCTATTGGTGGTAATGCGCTAGTCAGGGGATTTCCGATATTCTTTCCTCTAATTGCGCTGTGGTTTTCCGGCGATTGCAAAAAACGACGCGGTCGGATGCTGGCCGGGCTGCTTGCAACCTCTATAGCGACCTTGGTGACGGTTTGGTTGCAGCATCACTTTACGCCCCACATACGCCCGCTTTTGGACCCGGCGCTGCATTTGCATATTGCCGATCCACAATGGGCCGGGGTTTTTGACCGTCAAGGGTCGTTTCCCAGCGACTCTTGCACCCTGTATTTTTCACTGGCCGCAATAATCTTCTCAGAAAATCGGTTGGTCGGATGCTTTTGCTTTATTTGGGTGCTGGTGATGGTCGGAGTTCCTCGCGTTGTTTTTGGATGGCACTATCCAAGCGACATCGCTGGATCATTGGTTTTAGGGCCGGGATGTGTCTATTTGTGTACCAAAATTCTAAATTTTGGGACGCTATTTGACCGCGTGCTAAAGTTATTTGAGGGACGCATGTATATTGTGCATGCGCTCTTATTCGTTTTTTTGGCAGACGCCTACAATCTGTTCTTGGGATTGCAACTATTCAGTAAATTACTTTTGCGGTTATGA